The Methanothrix sp. genome contains the following window.
GGATCGGGCTTGTGAGCTCATTCACGATCCTGGGATCGTGTTACGCCCGCAGGTCTGGCCGCTCTGATATGCTCATGGGCATCTATGTGGCATTCGGCATATTCTCAAACATAGCAGCAGCCAAGACAGCTGAATTCGATCTCATTGTGGGGACATTCTACGCCCCTGCAGTGGTGATAGTGTTCAGCGTGACGTTCCTGCTCACAGACGTTGTGAACGAGAGGTTCGGGCTCCAGGAGACCAGAAGGATGATCAGCATAGCGTTCATCTCCCAGATAATGATCTCCCTCTTCTCATGGCTCGTGGTGGAGCTTCCGCCAGCGCCTTTCTTTCACCAGCAGGATGCGATCGAGGTTCTTCTGGAACAGGTGCCCAGGATCGTCCTTGCATCGTGGATCGCCTTCTTTGTGAGCGAGAACCTCGACGCAGTTGTCTTTGCGTGGTTCAAGTCCAGGACGAAAGGACGCCACCTCTGGGCGAGGAATGCGCTGAGTTCGATACCGGCGATGCTGATCGACTCAGCGCTCTTCATAACAATCGCATTCTACGGGGTCATGCCAGTGGTTCCTCTCATCATAGGCATCACGATAACAAAATGGCTCGTGGCCCTGATCGATATACCTTTCATGTACCTGAACAGATGGATTCTTTACAGGAACCAGTCAGCAGATGTTTTCTCCACATCCTCATAAAATAAACAGCATCGATCTGCATGTCGGAAAAAGCTGATAGGTGCGCAGGCACCAGGAGTCTGAGGGAGACGATACAGTTTTACATGATAGACTTCCAGACGCCTCTGGGCAGGGCCATAGACATCGCCATCATCGCTCTGAACATCCTTGTTGTGGTGCTATTCGTCATCGAGACGTATCCGCTCCCCTCTCACGTCTCATTGATGCTCTGGAGGCTTGAGGTTGCAATCATATTCATCTTCGTGATCGAGTACCTCCTCAGGTTCTACGGCGCGCCCGATCGCTTGAGTTACATCAAGGACACATACAGCATGATAGACCTCATCGCCATAATGCCAACTCTGATACTGCTGGTGCTTCCGATATTCGGAGTATACGCCGATCTGCGTTTCATTCAAATTATAAGAATCATGACGGTCTTCAGGATATTCAGGTTCCTCAGGTTCATAGCCGAGGACCACCTCCTCTTCGGCATAATCAGCCTGAGGATGCTGAACGTGGCAAGACTTGTTTTCACTGTAATAACGATATTTTTCATATCCTCTGGCCTCTTCTACTTCGCAGAGAGTCCAGTAAACCCTGAGGTCAATAACTTCGGCGATGCGTTCTACTTCACGGTTGTGGCGGTCTCAACCGTCGGATTCGGTGATATCGTCCCTGTGTCGGGAGCCGGCCGGCTCGTCACGCTGATGATGATCATATCCGGCATAATTCTGATACCGATACAGGTGAGCAGGATCTTCAGAGAGTGGATCTCTGCCCCGCGGAAGAGGCGTATCTGCAGTGGATGCGGTCAGGAGTGGCACGAGGAGGATGCGAGGTACTGCAGGATGTGCGGCAGCCCTCTTGAGGAATCAACCGAATCTCAGGAAACCGCTCAATAGGATGTGAGCGTTCACACTGTCATTATTATGGGACATCGATCCGAATGGTAGCAGTGAGGGTCCGGATGCTGTTGAATCAAATGATGTGAATACTCCACATACACGACTCCATATGGTGTCACACTCTCGGCCTCAGCAGATACAGGTGCTCGACTGTGCCCCTGTTCTTCGGTCCTCCCCTTATCGGAGAGGGGCACGAATGAATCACCTCGAAATCCGGCACCAGCCATCGCTCGAAGCTGTTCCTCGCCCTCTCAGCGTCCTCCTCTCTGTGACCGCCATCGATCTCATATGGCGGCTTGAAGAGAGCCACGATACTCCCGCTGCTCCTCAGAAACCTCCTTAGGTTCGGCAGCACCTCTCTCAGGGAGACATTGCTCACATCCACCGAGATCAGATCGAACCGCTCATCCCCGAGATGCTTCACAAGCTCCTCGGAGGATCTTGCATCGACCCCACCGATGAACCTGAACCTGGGGTCGCTGAGCATTGCGGCATTCACACACCCCTCTGCGATATCGATCCCCACAACCCTGGCCGCACCGTGCTGAAGGAAGAAGTCGGAGAAGCCGCCTGCGGAGCACCCCACATCAAGGACGCTCAGGCCCCTGATATCATCAGATCTACCCTGGAAGAGAGACTCTATCTTGTAGCCGCCCCTGCTGACATACCTGAAGCCCTCCACGATCTCGATTCTGTCAGAGGGCTTCACCCTGTATGATTGCTTTCTGCAGACAGCTCCGTTCACCAGAACCTTACCGCTCTTGATCAGGTGCACAGCCTTGGATCTGGATCCGGCGATCTCCACAAGATAGATATCGAGCCGCATCATCATTGCCTCCACCTGTGAGATAAAAATACTGATGGATGGTAGCCATGATCCGTTTTGTCACCAGCAACAGGGGAAAGTTCATTGAGGCGCAGAGACTGATAGAGGATCTCGTCCAGGCTGATGTGGGCTACACGGAGATCCAGGCTGATACGCTTGAGGAGGTTGTGCTTTTTGGGATGAAGGAGCTGTCTTCCAGGCTTGACTCTCCGTTCATCATAGAGGATGCAGGGCTGTTCATAGATGCTCTGAATGGGTTTCCCGGAGTGTATTCCGCTTACGTCCAGAGGACGATAGGGAACAGTGGCATCCTTAAACTCATGGATGGGGTCGAGAATCGCGCAGCATCCTTCAGATCCGTCGTGGGATACTCGGCTCCGGGAATGGAGCCGGTCCTGTTTAAAGGAGAGCTTCAAGGGAGAATAGGTTTCGAGGCGCGTGGCTCCGGAGGGTTCGGCTACGATCCGATATTCGAGGTCGATGGAAGAACCCTTGCGGAGATGGACCTCGAGGAGAAGAACATGATCTCGCACAGAGGCAGGTCCATTAAAGCGCTGAAGGGCTGGCTCGAGAGTCGCTGATCGAAGATAGCGATAGCTGCTGATCCTCACATCAATCAGAGGCTATCTTCTCTCGAGAGCGCAGCGCGGGAGCATCCTCCTGTCTATCGATTTTATCAGCGGTGCCTGGATCGCTGAGATGTAGATCTTCTTCCCCTCTACCTCCATGTAGAAATCCGTATCCTTCGGGGGGCTTGTTTTGATGGAGAAGATCAGGGGGCCCTCGCAGGTCGTTGCTATCCGCAGATCCGTCTTTTTGGATCTTATGTACTCCAGCATCTCCGGCTCTATCCGTACAGAGACTCGCTTCATCACGATCTTCACTGGAAATAGCTTTTATATCAAATCATCCCCTGGTCGGATGTGAAGAGGCGGCAGGTTCATGTACTGAAGGATATCGCACGCCAGCGCATGGAGAGGCTCTTCGGGCTGGCCAGAGCCTGTGCAGGGACACATCCGGAGAGGAGCGACAGGTATGTCGAGCTGGCTCTGAGAATCGGGATGCGCCTCAGGGTCAGACCGACGAGAGAGATGAAACGCATGTTCTGCAGGAGCTGCAGGGGATATCTTTCGCCCTCCCAGCGGATGGTCAGGCTGAGGGATGGCGTTCTTGTGATA
Protein-coding sequences here:
- a CDS encoding queuosine precursor transporter, producing the protein MFALLLLWIGLVSSFTILGSCYARRSGRSDMLMGIYVAFGIFSNIAAAKTAEFDLIVGTFYAPAVVIVFSVTFLLTDVVNERFGLQETRRMISIAFISQIMISLFSWLVVELPPAPFFHQQDAIEVLLEQVPRIVLASWIAFFVSENLDAVVFAWFKSRTKGRHLWARNALSSIPAMLIDSALFITIAFYGVMPVVPLIIGITITKWLVALIDIPFMYLNRWILYRNQSADVFSTSS
- a CDS encoding XTP/dITP diphosphatase, which encodes MIRFVTSNRGKFIEAQRLIEDLVQADVGYTEIQADTLEEVVLFGMKELSSRLDSPFIIEDAGLFIDALNGFPGVYSAYVQRTIGNSGILKLMDGVENRAASFRSVVGYSAPGMEPVLFKGELQGRIGFEARGSGGFGYDPIFEVDGRTLAEMDLEEKNMISHRGRSIKALKGWLESR
- a CDS encoding ribonuclease P, with amino-acid sequence MKRRQVHVLKDIARQRMERLFGLARACAGTHPERSDRYVELALRIGMRLRVRPTREMKRMFCRSCRGYLSPSQRMVRLRDGVLVIKCMRCGHISRMRYR
- a CDS encoding ion transporter; the encoded protein is MSEKADRCAGTRSLRETIQFYMIDFQTPLGRAIDIAIIALNILVVVLFVIETYPLPSHVSLMLWRLEVAIIFIFVIEYLLRFYGAPDRLSYIKDTYSMIDLIAIMPTLILLVLPIFGVYADLRFIQIIRIMTVFRIFRFLRFIAEDHLLFGIISLRMLNVARLVFTVITIFFISSGLFYFAESPVNPEVNNFGDAFYFTVVAVSTVGFGDIVPVSGAGRLVTLMMIISGIILIPIQVSRIFREWISAPRKRRICSGCGQEWHEEDARYCRMCGSPLEESTESQETAQ
- a CDS encoding SAM-dependent methyltransferase; its protein translation is MMMRLDIYLVEIAGSRSKAVHLIKSGKVLVNGAVCRKQSYRVKPSDRIEIVEGFRYVSRGGYKIESLFQGRSDDIRGLSVLDVGCSAGGFSDFFLQHGAARVVGIDIAEGCVNAAMLSDPRFRFIGGVDARSSEELVKHLGDERFDLISVDVSNVSLREVLPNLRRFLRSSGSIVALFKPPYEIDGGHREEDAERARNSFERWLVPDFEVIHSCPSPIRGGPKNRGTVEHLYLLRPRV